The nucleotide window CGGGCGATCGACCGCGGCCTCATCGAGGTCGGCGTGCACGACCTGCGCGACTGGACCCACGACGTCCACCGCGCGGTCGACGACGCGCCGTACGGCGGCGGTCCCGGCATGGTCATGAAGCCGCAGATCTGGGGCCCGGCCCTGGACGACGTCTGCACGGCCGAGACGCGCCTCGTCGTCCCGACGCCGGCGGGGAAGCCGTTCACCCAGGAGCTGGCGCACGCCTACGCGGCGGAAAAGCACCTGGTGTTCGCCTGCGGGCGCTACGAGGGCATCGACCAGCGGGTCGTCGACGACGCCGCGCGCCGGATGCCGGTCGACGAGGTGTCGATCGGCGACTACGTGCTGGTCGGCGGCGAGGCGGCGGTGCTGGTCATCGTCGAGGCCGTCGTCCGGCTGCTGCCCGGCGTGCTCGGCAACGCGCGTTCGGCCGCGGAGGACTCCTTCTCCGACGGCCTGCTCGAGGGGCCCAGCTACACGCGCCCGGAGGTGTGGCGCGACCTGGCGGTGCCGGACGTGCTGCGGTCGGGCAACCACGCCCTGATCGACCGCTGGCGGCGTGACCAGGCCCTCGAGCGCACGGCCCGCCGCCGCCCCGATCTCCTGGCGGCGCTGCCGGAAGGTAGTCTCGACAAGCACGATCGCGGGGTCCTGGAGGGCTTGGACCCCGAGCAGGCCGAGGGCCGGTTCTCCCGGCCCGATCCCGGTCTGTAATACTTGACAGGTTGGCGTGAGTGGACCTCCTCGTCCACGAGCCCGCCATCAGCCCCCCGGGTCGCCCGCAGCGGCACCGTTGCGCGCCCGGGATCTGTACGCAAGCCATACGAAGACGAGGACGGACCACCGATGAACACCCTGGACGCGCTGGACAAGCAGTCGCTGCGTTCCGACATCCCGGACTTCCGCCCGGGCGACACGCTCAAGGTGAGTGTCCGCGTCATCGAGGGCAACCGCGAGCGCAACCAGGTCTTCCAGGGCGTGGTCATCCGCCGTCAGGGCGGTGGCATCCGGGAGACCTTCACCGTGCGCAAGGTTTCGTTCGGCGTCGGCGTCGAGCGCACCTTCCCGGTGCACTCGCCGAACCTGGCCGAGATCGAGGTCCACAAGCGCGGCGACGTGCGGCGCGCGAAGCTGTACTACCTCCGCGACCTGCGCGGCAAGAAGGCCAAGATCAAGGAGCGCCGCGAGAACCGCGAGACGGCCTCGGCTAACTGAGTCACCACCCGGTTACCGGTAGCCTGACGACGTGGCCGAACCCGTGTCCCAGAACGCTCCCGAGGATGACCCCGATCGCTCCGCGGAGGACAAGCCCAGGCTGTCACGCTCCGAGGAGCGCGGGGGATCCCGCCGGCGGCGCGCCAAACCCGCCAAGAAACGGTCGTTCTGGAAGGAACTGCCGATCCTGCTCGTGATCGCACTGGTGCTCACGATCCTGATCCAGACATTCCTCGCGAAAGTCTTCATGATCCCTTCGGGGTCCATGGAGGCCACGCTGCACGGGTGTCCCGGGTGTACCGGAGACCGGATCCTCGTGGACCGGGTCACCTACGACTTCACCGAGCCCGCCCCGGGCGACGTGATCGTCTTCAAGGGCCCGCAGGCGTGGATCAACAACGAGATCCCGCCGCAGGAGTCGAGCAACATCGTCGTCCGCGGCCTGCGGGGTCTCGGCTCGCTGGTCGGGTTCGCCCCGCCGGACGAGCGCGACTTCGTCAAGCGGGTGATCGCGGTCGGCGGCCAGACCGTCCAGTGCTGCGACCAGCAGGGCCGCATGATCGTGGACGGCAAGTCGCTCGACGAGCCGTACATCTACTGGGAAAACCTGTCCAAACAGGAGCAGCAGTCCTTCGAACCGGTCAAGGTTCCCGCGGGGATGCTGTGGGTCCAGGGCGACAACCGCAACAACTCCGACGACTCCCGGTTCCAGGGCGGCGGCGGCGTGAACGGCGCGGTCCCGGTGGAGAACGTCATCGGCAAGGCCCGGATCATCGTCCTGCCGCCGAGCCGGTGGGGCGGGATCAGCGACCACAACCCGCAGCAATCGGCGCAGCCCGTGGCCCTGGGCGCGCCGGCCTGGCAGAGCGGGCTCCCGCTCGGCGCCGGGATCGCGGCGGCGTGGCCTGCGTTGTTCGTCGGGCGCAAGCTCAAGTCCGGACTGCGCCGGGCGGCCGGGCGGAAACCCTAGCCACCCGACCTTGCCGGCAGACGGGTGATCCAGCCTTGACACTTCCCGTTCCCCTGACGGCGGCCGAGCCGATCCGGCCACCGCGAGCCGTGGTGCGTGGCGACCTCTTCTGGGGGTTGCAGGGCGCGCTCGACCGCCGTGGCCTCGGCCCGGTCGCCGGTGTGGACGAAGCCGGTGCTGGCGCGTGCGCGGGGCCGCTGGTGGTCGCGGCCTGCGTGCTCAAGCAGGGCGACGCGGCGAAGCTGACCGACCTCACCGACTCCAAGATGATGACGGCCAAGGCGCGTGACCGGGTCTACGACCTGGTCCTCGCCCGGGCCGTCGACTACTCGGTGATCGTCATCCCGACCGAAGAGGTCGACCTCTACGGGATCCGGGTGATGAACCTGGAGGGCATGCGCCGCGCCGCGGCGGCCCTGCGCGTGTCGCCGGGCTACATCCTCACCGACGGGTTCCGCGTCCCCGGCCTCACGGCTCCGAACGCGGCGGTCATCAAGGGCGACCGGTCGGTGGCCTGCATCGCGGCCGCGTCGGTGCTGGCGAAGGTGACGCGAGACCGCATCATGGCGGGTTACCACAACGAACTCCCGCACTACGGGTTCGACGTGCACAAGGGGTACAGCACGTCCGACCACCTGGCGGCGCTGCGCGAGCACGGCCCCAGCGACGTCCACCGCTGGTCGTACACGAACGTGGCCACGGTCGCCGTCAAGCGCGGCCTGCGTCCGAGCCGCCCGGTCCTGCTGACGTACGCGGCGCTGGAAAAGGCCATGGAACCGCCCGCCGCGGCCGGCCTGTCCGCCGTCCTCGACGAGGCATTGGAGCCGCAACTCAGCCTGCCGCTGCATGCCCCGGCCGCGGGTGTGGGTCACAATGAACGCTCCGCCGGCGGAGCAGCAGCACGATCCCGAGGAGGGGCGCGGATTTCATGAGCGCAGAGGATCTCGAGAAGTACGAGACCGAGATGGAGCTCTCGCTGTACCGCGAGTACCGCGACATAGTCGGCCAGTTCTCGTACGTGGTGGAGACCGAGCGGCGGTTCTACCTGGCGAACGCGGTCGACGTCCAGGTCCGCGACGGCGGCGGCGAGGTGTACTTCGAGGTCCGCATGTCCGACGCGTGGGTCTGGGACATGTATCGCCCGGCCCGCTTCGTCAAGCACGTCCGGGTCATCACGTTCAAGGACGTCAACGTGGAGGAACTCGACAAGCCGGATCTCCGGCTCCCCGAGGACGGCCCCTTCTCGGGCTGACGTTCGTCTTCGTCCCGCGCCGGCTCACCACCTCGGTCGAGCCGGCGCGGTTTTTCGTGTCGTCGGTCCGGTAGCACATCCCACCGACACTTCGGGTGGTTCGCCGGTACTCCGTGGACCGGTTGTCCACAACACCCCGGTTGTCCACAGCTTCGCGATCCGGCTCTGGTGAGCCCCCTCCGTGGGCTGGCATCGTCGAATGCGCACGCACCGTGATCGCCGGGACCGTCCCGGTGACCAGTGCGGACCGACGAGGGGGCGAACACGATGACGGGCACCGACGAGCTCGCCAGACACCGCCAGGATCTGGGCGCCTGGGGCGAAGACCTGGCGCTCCGGTACCTGCAGGACCGCGGGCTGGTCCTGCTGGCCCGCAACTGGCGCTGCCGCGAAGGCGAGCTGGACCTGGTCTTCACCGACCGCACCCGCGTCATCGTCTGCGAGGTGAAGACCCGCTCCGGAACCGAATTCGGCCTCCCGGGCGAGACGGTCACGGAGGAGAAAGCGGGCCGGGTCCGCCGCGCTGCCCAACGCTGGCTGCGCGAGTTCCGCATCGGCTGGTGTCCCGTCCGCTACGACGTCGTCACGATCCTCGCGGAACCGGGCACCCGGCCCCGCCTCCAGCACATCGAGGCGGCGTTCTGATGCCCATCGCCAAGGCCTGGTCGGCCGGCCTCCTCGGCATCAACGGCCGGGTGATCGAGATCGAGGCCGACCTCGGCGGCGGCCTGAGCCGGATCACCCTCGTCGGCCTGCCCGACGCCGGGCTGCGCGAGGCGAAGGACCGCGTCCGGTCCGCCGTCCGCAATTCCGGGCAGCCCTGGCCCGACGGCAAGATCACCCTCGGCCTGTCGCCGGCGAACCTGCCCAAGATGGGGTCCGCTTTCGACCTGGGCATCGCGGCGGCGGTGCTCGCGGCGTCGGGCGCGGTCCCGGCGACCCGGCTGCTCGGCACCGTGCTGCTGGGCGAGCTCGCCTTGGACGGCCGGATCCGCGCGGTCCGCGGCATCCTCCCGGGCCTGCTCGCGGCTCGGGCGGAGGGCTACGGACGAGCCGTCGTGCCGACGGACTCCCTCGTCGAGGCCGCCCTCGTGGACGGCATCGAAGTCGCGGGCGCACCGCACCTGCGCGAGTTCGTGGCCTGGCTGAACCGCGAAGCGGAGCTGGCCCGCCCGGAGCCACCCGGCCCGGTGCCACCGCCGGAGGTACCGGACCTCGCGGACGTCATCGGCCAGCCGGAAGCACGCTGGGCGCTGGAGGTCGCCGCGGCGGGCGGCCACCACCTCCTGCTTTCCGGTCCGCCCGGGGTGGGCAAGACGATGCTGGCGAAGCGGCTCCCCGGCCTCCTCCCGCAGCTGACACCGGAGGAGTCCCTGGAGGTCACCGCGGTGCACTCGGTCGACGGCTCGTTGTCGAAGTCCTCACCGCTGGTCACGGTCCCGCCCTTCGTGGCCCCGCACTATTCGATCTCCGTCCCGGCCCTGATCGGCGGCGGCAGCGGAATAGCCTCGCCGGGCGCGATCAGCCGAGCCCACCGCGGAGTCCTGTTCCTCGACGAGGTGTGCGAGTTCGGCGGGCAGTGCCTCGAGTCGCTCCGAACCGTCCTGGAGGAGGGCGAGGTACGCATCGCCCGGGTCAAGGGCGCGATCACGTACCCGGCGCGCTTCCAGCTGGTCCTGGCCACCAACCCGTGCGCATGCGCACCGCCCAAGGACGCCGACTGCGTGTGCTCCCCGACGGCCCGGCGCCGCTATCTGGCCAAGCTGTCCGGACCCCTGCTGGATCGCGTCGACCTGAGAGTCCGCCTACGGCCCCTGAGCGCGATCACCGCCCACGACACAGGCCCGGCAGAGCCCTCGGAGGCGGTGCGTGAGCGGGTGCTCGCGGCACGCGAGCGCGCAGCCCAACGCTGGAGCGACCACGGCTGGCTGTCCAACTCCGAGGTCCCCGGCCCGGCCCTGCGTCGCGAGTTCGCCCTCCCCGCCACCGCAACGGCGGTGCTGGACCGAGCAATGGAGAGAGGAGCCCTGAGCGGCCGCGGAGCCGACCGTTGCCTACGCATCGCCTGGACACTGGCCGACCTCGACGCCGAGCCTCGCCCCGGAGCAGACCAGGTAAGTGCGGCCCTGGCATTCCGAGAGCGGGTGGCGGCATGACCGCGGACGAGGTGCGGCAGGCTCGTGCGACCGTGTCGCGCGCAGCCGAGTCCCCGGCGTCCATCGCCGGGCTCGGGCGCGTGGTTTACCTGTTGCCTGCAGCAGAGCCCTCGGCGCCGGCGGTGGTCGCCTCCCGCGTCCGGCGCGGTTTCGCGGCCTCCCGAGTTCTGGCGGTCTCGCCCCCGGCGCCGGCCGGCGTGACATTTGTCGGCGACGTTAGGTCGACACGGATGCCGGTCATCGGGGATCGGATGGCCGAGCGGCCGGTGTTGGCGGGTGTGGCCTTTGCTAGCGATGGCAGGTCGGCGCCGGTGTCGGCCCGCCGCGATCGGATGGTCGAGTTGCCGGTGCTGGCAGGCGTCTCGTTTGCCGGCGGCCGCGGGCCGGTGCGGGTGCCGGCCCTTCGGAAGCAGGTGGTGGCATGACCGCGGACGAGGTGCGGCAGGCTCGTGCCTACCTGTTGCGCGTGGCGGAACCTCCCGCACCCGCGCTCGTGGAGTTCGTCGCCGAGCACGGTCCGGTCGCGGCAGCCGCGCGGGTCCGGCGTGGCGATTGCCCGGCTGAAGTAGTCAAGGTGACCGAGGCGCGTCGCGGCTACGACCTCGTCGCCCAGGACTTCGCCCGCGCCGCCGCGGCAGGCGCTCGGCTGGTCGTGCCCGAGGACGAGGAGTGGCCCCGCTGGCCGCTGCACGCCGTGGACCTCGCCGCCCAGCATGGGGTGGCCGAAGCCGTGCCGCCCTTGGCCTTGTGGGTGGCCGGTGAGGGTGCGCTCGGCGCCGCTGCCGATCGGGCTGTGGCCATCGTCGGTGCCCGGGCCGCGACCGCCTACGGCGAGCACCACGCCGCCGAGTTCGCGTTCGGGCTGGCCGGCCGCGGCGTGCCGATCTTCTCGGGCGCCGCCTACGGCATCGACGGGGCAGCCCACCGTGGCGCGCTCGCCGCCGAGGGCGTCACCGTCGCGGTGCTGGGATGCTCTGTCGACACCGGCTATCCGGCGGGGCACATCAGCATGCTGAACCGGATCGCCCGCTCCGGCGGCAACGTCGTCAGCGAGTACCCGCCCGGCACCCCGCCAGGGCGGCACCGCTTCCTCGTCCGGAACCGGCTCATCGCCGCCCTGACCGAGGGCACCCTGGTGGTCGAAGCGGGGCGCCGCAGCGGTGCCCGCAACACCGCCAGTACCGCCGGTGCCTTCGGCAAGGTGGTGATGGCCCTGCCTGGACCCGTGTCGTCCGGGATGTCCGTCGGCTGCCATGAACTGATCCGCGACGCCAAAGCGACGCTGGTGTCGACCGTCGACGAGGTCCTCGAGACCGTCGGCCGCTTCGGGACCGCCGAGGACACCGCCACGAGCCGGCCGAAACGGCGTACGGACCGGCTGGGGCCCGAGGCACTGCGCGCCTTCGAAGCACTCACTGTGCGCGCCGACCGGTCCGACACCGAGGTCGCGGCCGAGTCGGGCCTCCCACTGCGGCGGGTGCGGGCACTGCTGCCCGAGCTGGAGATCGACGGATTCGCCGTCCGCGGGGACTCCGGTTGGCGACGACGAAAGGAAAGCGCATGACGGCCACGAAATCCGGGCGAAATCGTCGACGGCGTTCGGCCGGTCCGGTGGGGCCGCGTGGCGATCCTTGACCGGAGGCAATTGTTCGCGCAGCGTGACAGCCATGCCGTCACCACGCTCCGGCCGGGCCCGCCGTCCCGACTTGCGCGCGGTCCGGGCCGCGTTGCCCGAGCCCGTGCGGGCCGTCGTGACCGCCTACGAACGGCACCTCGGGCTCGAACGCGGCCTGTCCGCGCACACCGTCAGGGCGTACGTCGGCGATGCCGTGTCGCTGCTGGGGTTCGTCGTGGACGGCGGCGGCGAGGTCACGGAGCTCGACCTCGCCCGGCTGCGGGCGTGGCTCGCCGCGCAGCAGTCCGGCGGGGCGAGCCGGACGACGCTGGCGCGGCGGGCTGCCTCGGCTCGGACGTTCACCGCCTGGGCGCACCGCACCGGCGTGCTGGCGACGGACCCGGGTGGCCGGCTCGCCGCCCCGCGGGCGCATCGCACCCTGCCCGGGGTGTTGCGTGCCGGACAGGCGGGGGAGGTCATGCAGGCGTCGGCCGCCGGCGCGGCGCAGCGCGATCCCGTCGCCCTGCGTGATCGCGCGATCGTCGAACTGCTCTACGCCACGGGCATCCGCGTGTCCGAGTTGTGCGGGCTGGACGTCGGCGGGGCCGACTTCTCCCGTCGTGTCGTGACGGTGCTGGGCAAGGGCGGTAAGGAACGCGTCGTCCCGTTCGGCGTTCCGGCGGCGGAGGCGCTCGCCGACTGGATCGACGACGGACGGCCGAAGATCGTCGCCGAAACCGGTGGTGAGAGCGCCGAGCCCGCGCTTTTCCTCGGTGTCCGGGGCAAACGCGTCGATCCGCGCACGGTCCGGCGCGTCGTCCACGACGCCGTCACGGCGGTGCCCGGAGCGGCCGACATGGGGCCCCATGGCCTGCGGCATTCCGCCGCGACGCATCTGCTCGAAGGGGGTGCCGATCTCAGGAGCGTTCAGGAACTGCTTGGTCACGCTACGCTTGCCACGACGCAGCTCTACACTCATGTGACCGTCGACCGGTTGAAAGCGATCCATGACCGAGCGCATCCCAGGGCCTGAGGCGGTCCGGGGAGGCTCGCCGGGGTCGGCACCAGCAGGTCCGGCGGCGCACGCGCATCCGCACGAGCACGGAGACGACACTGAGCCGCATGCCGAGAACGACTGTGCAATGACCGCAGGCCCGCACGTGACCGAAGCCGCCGGAGTGAGCACTCACGGTGAGGCTGGCGCGCCCGCGGAAACCCGCGCCGGCTACGACGTCGACGCCGGGATCGCGGCTCTGTGGCAGCAGTTCGCCGACAGTCCGGACCAGGCGTCGCGCGATCGGCTCGTGCTCCACTACGCCCCGCTGGTCAAGTACGTCGCCGGGCGGGTCGGCACCGGCCTGCCCACCCACATCGACGTGGGCGACCTCGTGCAGTCGGGCATCTTCGGGCTCGTCGACGCGATCGAGAAGTTCGACCCCGAGCGCGGCCTGCGCTTCGAGACCTACGCGATGCAGCGCATCCGCGGCGCGATCCTCGACGACCTCCGTTCGCAGGACTGGGTGCCCCGTGCGGTCCGCAGCAAGGCGAAGGAGGCGGAACGCGCGATGGAGCGCCTCGGCGCCCGCCTGCACCGCACCCCGACCGACGCGGAGCTCGCCGCCGAACTCGGCATCGGCCTCGACGACCTGCGCGACTTCTACGGCCAGCTGCAGCTCACCAGCGTCGTCGCGCTGGAGGACCTGGTGGCCGCGGGCAAGGACAGCGGCTCACTGGTCGACACGCTGCCCGACGACGACGCCGTCGACCCGGTCGCGGTGCTCGTCGACCAGGACAACCGCCGCCAGCTCGCCCAGGCGATCGCGCAGCTGACCGAGCGGGACAAGATCGTGGTCAGCCTCTACTACTTCGAGAGCCTGACCCTCGCCGAGATCGGCAAGGTCCTCGGCGTCACGGAGTCGCGGGTCAGCCAGCTGCACACGCGGGCGGTCATGCGGCTGCGCGCCAAGCTGGTCGAGCAGACCGGCACCTGATCACCGACCACCTCCCCACGGCTTGAGCCGGTACTCGCCGGCCTCGCCGGTCAGGGCGAGGGGATCGACGTACTCCTCGCCCCGCCGCACGCCCCAGTGCAGGCACGCCGCCACCGCGCAGCCGGGATGCCCGGCGAGGACGGTGCCGAGCACCTGGCCCCGGTAGACCTGCTCGCCCACGGCCACCTTCGCCGCGACGGGCTCGTAGGTGGTCCGCAGCCCACCGTCGTGATCGACGGAGAGCACGGGCCGCCCACCGACCAATCCGGCGAACACGACGACGCCCGCATCGGCGGCCAGCACGTCCTGCCCGGGCACGGCGGCCAGGTCGACTCCGCGATGCCCGGGACCGAACGGTGTTTCGGGGGCGTCGAAGTACTTCGTGATCACCGGAACGGGTGATAGGGGCCAGGAGAGCCGCGCATGCCGCACGGCGCGCGAGCCGCCCGGGCCAGGCCCGGGGGCAGCCGAGGGTGGCCACGCCGGAGCGATCATGAGCGCGACCGCCCACGGCACGGCCTGCCCGCGCACGGCACCGGGGAGGACCTCCGGTGCGGCCGGCGGGAAGTCGACGGTGGCGAGCCGACCGGCTCGAGGCTCGGCCGCGGTCCAGGTCGAGGTTGCAGGCGAGGCGAAGTCGCGCGCCCATGGCTCGGCCACCGCCGGCTCTGCGGGCCACCAGGTTGAGGTGGGCGCGTGCGCGGTGAGGTCGCCGGTCCGTGGCTCGGCCACCGCCGGCTCGGTGGGCCACCGGGAGTTCGTTGCGCGCCGGGTGAGGTCGGCTGTCCGTGGCTCGGCCACCGCCGGCTCCGCGGGCCACCAGGGCGAGCCGATTGTGTGCGAGGCGAGGTCACGCGCCCGTGGCTCGGCCACCGCCGGCTCTGTCAGCCGCCCGTGCGATTCCGCTGCCGCTGTGACCGGACCACCCGGATCACCTCGCCGAGGCTCGGCCCACGACCCGGCGCTCCACACACCCGCCTCGGGTGGTGCGAGGCCGCCCGTCCACTGCTCCGGTGCCGTTCGCGCCGGGCTGGATCCGGCCGCACCTGTCCACAGCTTCGCCGCCGATGCCGGCACCTCGCCTCGCCCAGCCGCCGAGCCCGGCGCGCCGACACTCGTCTCTCCGCTCGCGAACCCACCTCCCAAAACCGTCATGACCAGGGCAAACGTGCCCCATAACCACCCCGGCGCCCACGGCCGGGAACGCTTGATCGACTCCATGTCTCCAGACTGCGGTACCCCGATGCCTCGTGGGCCGCCGTCGCCGAATCTGTGGATAACCGGACCCGATGTGGACAACTGCGTCGTCCGGTGGCCGCCGGTGGGGGAGGGGGTGGTGGGAGGGGGTAGAATCTTCTGCGCAGTCCGTTTCAGCGGGCTGACTTCGCGTGCACGTGCGCGTTTCCCCTTCTGGACACAGCCGGGGGAGCGCACGGGGTCCGGCGGTCTTCGGGAGTTCTCACTCGCGGGGTCCGGGCACCGGCGCGGGCACCAGGGCGAACGGCCACCCGGCCGCGAGCGACAACCGAGCAGCGCGTCCGGCCGAGGCAGGGCGCGCACTACACAGAAGAGGTGTGATTCCGGCAATGGCCGTCGTCACCATGAAGCAGCTGCTCGACAGCGGCGTGCACTTCGGGCACCAGACCCGCCGGTGGAACCCGAAGATGAAGCGCTACATCTTCACCGAGCGCAACGGCATCTACATCATCGACCTGCAGCAGACGCTGACCTACATCGACCGTGCGTACGAGTTCATCAAGGAGACCGTCGCGCACGGCGGCACCATCATGTTCGTCGGCACCAAGAAGCAGGCTCAGGAAGCCATCGCCAACGAGGCCGCGCGCGTGGGCATGCCCTACGTCAACCAGCGCTGGCTCGGCGGCATGCTGACCAACTTCCAGACCGTGCACAAGCGCCTCCTCCGTCTCAAGGAGCTCGAGGCCCAGGAGCAGACCGGTGGCTTCACCGGCCTCACCAAGCGCGAGATCCTGACGCTGACCCGCGAGAAGGAAAAGCTGGAGAAGACCCTCGGCGGTATCCGCGACATGGCCAAGGTGCCGAGCGCGGTGTGGATCGTCGACACCAAGAAGGAGCACATCGCCGTCGGCGAGGCTCGGAAGCTGAACATCCCGGTCGTCGCGATCCTGGACACCAACTGCGACCCGGACGAGGTCGACTACCCGATCCCGGGCAACGACGACGCCATCCGCTCGGCCGCGCTGCTGACCAAGGTCGTCGCCGAGGCCGCGGCCGCCGGTCTGATGGCGCGCTCCAGCCGCAACGGTGCTTCGGCCGACGCGAAGCCGGAGCCGGGTGTCGCCGCGGACGAGCCGCTGGCCGAGTGGGAGAAGGAGCTGCTCGCCGGCTCCGAGACCGCCGCCGCCGACGCGAACGAGGCCGCTGCCGCGACCGAGGCCGCCACCGAGCAGGCGACCGCCTCCTCCTGATGCTCCACCGCCCGTGCGGCCGGCCCTCGTGGCCGGCCGCACCGGCGTAGCAACCCACAGATTTCCTGCAAAGGACGGATTTACCAGAATGGCGAACTACACCGCCGCTGACGTGAAGCGCCTGCGCGAGATGACCGGCGCCGGCATGATGGACTGCAAGAAGGCCCTCGAGGAGAACGGCGGCGACTTCGACAAGGCCGTCGAGTTCCTCCGCATCAAGGGCGCCAAGGACGTCGGCAAGCGCGCCGAGCGCGCCACCGCCGAGGGCCTGGTCACCGGCGACGGCGGCGTCCTCATCGAGCTCGACTCCGAGACCGACTTCGTCGCGAAGAACGCCGACTTCCAGGCGCTCGCCGCGAAGATCGTCGAGGTCGCGAAGACCCTCAAGACCTCCGACGTCGAGGCGCTGAAGGGTGCCGAGCTCGACGGCAAGACCGTCAACGAGGTCGTCCAGGAGCTGTCGGCCCGCATCGGCGAGAAGCTCGAGCTGCGCCGCGTCGTGGCCTTCGAGGGCCAGACCGCCACCTACCTGCACCGTCGCGGCTCCGACCTGCCGCCGGCCGTCGGCGTGCTCGTCGAGTTCACCGGTGACGACGCCGAAGCCGCCCGCGGTGCCGCCATGCAGGTCGCCGCGCTGCGCGCGAAGTACCTGACCCGCGAGGAGGTGCCGGCCGAGATCGTCGAGAACGAGCGCCGCATCGCCGAGCAGACCGCCCGCGAGGAAGGCAAGCCGGAGCAGGCCATGCCGAAGATCATCGAGGGCAAGGTCAACGCCTACTACAAGGACAACGTCCTGCTCGAGCAGCCGTCGGTCAAGGACAACAAGAAGACCGTCAAGGCCCTGCTCGACGAGGCCGGCGTGACGCTAACCCGCTTCGCGCGCTTCGAGGTCGGCCAGGCCTGAGGTCAGGCCAGGGCGTAGGTTTCACACCCACAGTGCCCCGTCTCCGTCCATCGGGGACGGGGCACTGTCGGGTCCGGAGAAGAAAAGCACGCTCGAGGGCGTAGGAGGCGACATAGATGGGTGACCGGGTCGAAGGTGGCTACCGGCGGGTGCTGCTGAAACTGGGCGGCGAGATGTTCGGCGGTGGTTCGATCGGCGTCGATCCG belongs to Amycolatopsis tolypomycina and includes:
- the trmD gene encoding tRNA (guanosine(37)-N1)-methyltransferase TrmD; translation: MRIDVVTIFPEYLDPLRAALLGRAIDRGLIEVGVHDLRDWTHDVHRAVDDAPYGGGPGMVMKPQIWGPALDDVCTAETRLVVPTPAGKPFTQELAHAYAAEKHLVFACGRYEGIDQRVVDDAARRMPVDEVSIGDYVLVGGEAAVLVIVEAVVRLLPGVLGNARSAAEDSFSDGLLEGPSYTRPEVWRDLAVPDVLRSGNHALIDRWRRDQALERTARRRPDLLAALPEGSLDKHDRGVLEGLDPEQAEGRFSRPDPGL
- the rplS gene encoding 50S ribosomal protein L19; protein product: MNTLDALDKQSLRSDIPDFRPGDTLKVSVRVIEGNRERNQVFQGVVIRRQGGGIRETFTVRKVSFGVGVERTFPVHSPNLAEIEVHKRGDVRRAKLYYLRDLRGKKAKIKERRENRETASAN
- the lepB gene encoding signal peptidase I produces the protein MAEPVSQNAPEDDPDRSAEDKPRLSRSEERGGSRRRRAKPAKKRSFWKELPILLVIALVLTILIQTFLAKVFMIPSGSMEATLHGCPGCTGDRILVDRVTYDFTEPAPGDVIVFKGPQAWINNEIPPQESSNIVVRGLRGLGSLVGFAPPDERDFVKRVIAVGGQTVQCCDQQGRMIVDGKSLDEPYIYWENLSKQEQQSFEPVKVPAGMLWVQGDNRNNSDDSRFQGGGGVNGAVPVENVIGKARIIVLPPSRWGGISDHNPQQSAQPVALGAPAWQSGLPLGAGIAAAWPALFVGRKLKSGLRRAAGRKP
- a CDS encoding ribonuclease HII, which translates into the protein MVRGDLFWGLQGALDRRGLGPVAGVDEAGAGACAGPLVVAACVLKQGDAAKLTDLTDSKMMTAKARDRVYDLVLARAVDYSVIVIPTEEVDLYGIRVMNLEGMRRAAAALRVSPGYILTDGFRVPGLTAPNAAVIKGDRSVACIAAASVLAKVTRDRIMAGYHNELPHYGFDVHKGYSTSDHLAALREHGPSDVHRWSYTNVATVAVKRGLRPSRPVLLTYAALEKAMEPPAAAGLSAVLDEALEPQLSLPLHAPAAGVGHNERSAGGAAARSRGGARIS
- a CDS encoding DUF2469 domain-containing protein, with the protein product MSAEDLEKYETEMELSLYREYRDIVGQFSYVVETERRFYLANAVDVQVRDGGGEVYFEVRMSDAWVWDMYRPARFVKHVRVITFKDVNVEELDKPDLRLPEDGPFSG
- a CDS encoding YraN family protein, with protein sequence MTGTDELARHRQDLGAWGEDLALRYLQDRGLVLLARNWRCREGELDLVFTDRTRVIVCEVKTRSGTEFGLPGETVTEEKAGRVRRAAQRWLREFRIGWCPVRYDVVTILAEPGTRPRLQHIEAAF
- a CDS encoding YifB family Mg chelatase-like AAA ATPase; the protein is MPIAKAWSAGLLGINGRVIEIEADLGGGLSRITLVGLPDAGLREAKDRVRSAVRNSGQPWPDGKITLGLSPANLPKMGSAFDLGIAAAVLAASGAVPATRLLGTVLLGELALDGRIRAVRGILPGLLAARAEGYGRAVVPTDSLVEAALVDGIEVAGAPHLREFVAWLNREAELARPEPPGPVPPPEVPDLADVIGQPEARWALEVAAAGGHHLLLSGPPGVGKTMLAKRLPGLLPQLTPEESLEVTAVHSVDGSLSKSSPLVTVPPFVAPHYSISVPALIGGGSGIASPGAISRAHRGVLFLDEVCEFGGQCLESLRTVLEEGEVRIARVKGAITYPARFQLVLATNPCACAPPKDADCVCSPTARRRYLAKLSGPLLDRVDLRVRLRPLSAITAHDTGPAEPSEAVRERVLAARERAAQRWSDHGWLSNSEVPGPALRREFALPATATAVLDRAMERGALSGRGADRCLRIAWTLADLDAEPRPGADQVSAALAFRERVAA
- the dprA gene encoding DNA-processing protein DprA — encoded protein: MTADEVRQARAYLLRVAEPPAPALVEFVAEHGPVAAAARVRRGDCPAEVVKVTEARRGYDLVAQDFARAAAAGARLVVPEDEEWPRWPLHAVDLAAQHGVAEAVPPLALWVAGEGALGAAADRAVAIVGARAATAYGEHHAAEFAFGLAGRGVPIFSGAAYGIDGAAHRGALAAEGVTVAVLGCSVDTGYPAGHISMLNRIARSGGNVVSEYPPGTPPGRHRFLVRNRLIAALTEGTLVVEAGRRSGARNTASTAGAFGKVVMALPGPVSSGMSVGCHELIRDAKATLVSTVDEVLETVGRFGTAEDTATSRPKRRTDRLGPEALRAFEALTVRADRSDTEVAAESGLPLRRVRALLPELEIDGFAVRGDSGWRRRKESA
- a CDS encoding tyrosine recombinase XerC; its protein translation is MPSPRSGRARRPDLRAVRAALPEPVRAVVTAYERHLGLERGLSAHTVRAYVGDAVSLLGFVVDGGGEVTELDLARLRAWLAAQQSGGASRTTLARRAASARTFTAWAHRTGVLATDPGGRLAAPRAHRTLPGVLRAGQAGEVMQASAAGAAQRDPVALRDRAIVELLYATGIRVSELCGLDVGGADFSRRVVTVLGKGGKERVVPFGVPAAEALADWIDDGRPKIVAETGGESAEPALFLGVRGKRVDPRTVRRVVHDAVTAVPGAADMGPHGLRHSAATHLLEGGADLRSVQELLGHATLATTQLYTHVTVDRLKAIHDRAHPRA
- a CDS encoding FliA/WhiG family RNA polymerase sigma factor; this encodes MTAGPHVTEAAGVSTHGEAGAPAETRAGYDVDAGIAALWQQFADSPDQASRDRLVLHYAPLVKYVAGRVGTGLPTHIDVGDLVQSGIFGLVDAIEKFDPERGLRFETYAMQRIRGAILDDLRSQDWVPRAVRSKAKEAERAMERLGARLHRTPTDAELAAELGIGLDDLRDFYGQLQLTSVVALEDLVAAGKDSGSLVDTLPDDDAVDPVAVLVDQDNRRQLAQAIAQLTERDKIVVSLYYFESLTLAEIGKVLGVTESRVSQLHTRAVMRLRAKLVEQTGT